The uncultured Fibrobacter sp. genome includes a region encoding these proteins:
- a CDS encoding PhoH family protein, producing MDEQRYSLSDDLKRTISGENETVFRLLESRFCVEIQTRLPGLRIIAKENGDLPGVLAVLDQLKMAAKNGKVLSSSALSRLLDPADTGEFNSSSEIPTTPIFRNRMGVSVFAKTKAQAELVHAVEHNDIIFAKGPAGTGKTFLAVTLAVASLERHEAERICLVRPAVEAGESLGYLPGDLKEKIAPYLRPIHDSLAELLPAEKLRRYEETGSIEVAPLAYMRGRTLKRAFIILDEAQNTTPEQMKMFLTRLGPHSKAIITGDATQVDLAKGQKSGLVHAMNLLKGIRGIAQVEFESTDVLRHPLVKDILKAYEKEK from the coding sequence ATGGACGAACAACGCTATTCCCTATCGGATGACCTGAAACGAACGATTTCAGGCGAGAACGAAACGGTTTTCCGCTTATTGGAGAGCCGTTTTTGTGTTGAGATACAGACGAGGCTTCCGGGACTTCGCATTATAGCGAAAGAAAACGGAGACTTGCCTGGTGTTTTGGCTGTTCTCGACCAATTAAAGATGGCCGCGAAAAATGGCAAGGTACTTTCGTCCAGCGCTCTTTCGAGACTGCTGGACCCTGCCGACACAGGAGAATTCAATTCTTCCAGCGAAATCCCGACGACCCCTATTTTCAGGAACCGTATGGGCGTTTCGGTGTTCGCCAAGACCAAGGCCCAGGCCGAACTGGTGCACGCAGTCGAGCATAATGACATCATCTTTGCGAAGGGCCCTGCCGGAACCGGCAAGACCTTCCTTGCCGTTACACTCGCCGTAGCAAGCCTGGAACGCCATGAGGCGGAACGCATCTGCCTCGTTCGCCCGGCAGTCGAAGCGGGAGAATCGCTCGGCTACCTGCCCGGCGACCTCAAGGAAAAAATCGCTCCGTACCTGCGCCCCATCCACGACAGCCTCGCCGAGCTCCTGCCCGCCGAAAAGCTCCGTCGCTATGAAGAAACGGGGTCGATCGAAGTCGCCCCGCTCGCCTACATGCGTGGACGCACGCTCAAGCGAGCCTTCATCATCCTGGACGAGGCGCAGAACACGACCCCCGAGCAGATGAAGATGTTCCTCACCCGACTCGGTCCCCATAGCAAAGCTATCATTACTGGGGACGCGACCCAGGTGGACTTGGCCAAGGGCCAGAAGTCGGGGCTCGTGCACGCCATGAACCTGCTCAAGGGAATCCGCGGAATCGCGCAGGTGGAATTCGAATCGACGGACGTGCTCCGCCACCCGCTCGTGAAAGATATTTTGAAAGCCTATGAAAAAGAAAAGTGA
- a CDS encoding aminopeptidase P family protein has translation MVVNACSRPYSQVFIESPLYNAKNLYKKRRKAMLKELDSFFVIAGMPIEPGTEEAYVQIWNKMVQEPAFLYLTGINQPGCYLLLDPNTGDEILFVPPKDPFKEFWNGKRLGYLEDNNEVARITGIKDVRSVDELMDTVVARARKLPKGSYAYAYFFEKFKEDHNDRFRRQLLKALRPTGVGLKSAAALHWKLRLPLEGERILDAEAAQSVTDNAFRTVLAEMKDFKTERELGLRLDYEMQRQSDGDLAFPTIVAGGANACCLHYVKKDEPLKAGELVLLDFGIRIGSLHSDISRTIPVNGKFNPLQKMLYQIVLDAGAEYQKHVRPGVSLKEIGNVPWDFIMQELERRLVKGAKGSYKLLYDKRPHGVSHFIGEQIHEGEPGTRSLDTVLRPGMLISCEPGLYGEFKATIDGRQYREKIGIRIEDDLLITKENFRNISVSIPKEIQELEKWMAGLQK, from the coding sequence ATGGTTGTAAATGCATGCTCCAGGCCCTATTCTCAGGTCTTTATCGAATCTCCGCTCTATAACGCCAAGAATTTATACAAAAAACGCCGCAAGGCAATGCTCAAGGAACTCGACTCCTTTTTCGTGATAGCAGGAATGCCCATTGAACCGGGAACTGAAGAGGCATACGTGCAAATCTGGAACAAGATGGTGCAGGAACCCGCCTTCCTGTATCTCACGGGAATCAACCAGCCGGGGTGTTACCTCTTGCTCGATCCGAATACCGGCGATGAAATCCTGTTCGTTCCACCCAAAGACCCGTTCAAGGAATTCTGGAACGGCAAGCGCCTCGGATATCTTGAAGACAATAACGAAGTGGCCCGCATTACGGGAATCAAGGATGTGCGCTCCGTAGATGAATTGATGGATACGGTGGTGGCCCGCGCAAGGAAACTTCCCAAGGGCTCGTATGCCTATGCATATTTCTTCGAAAAATTCAAGGAAGACCACAACGACCGGTTCAGGCGTCAGCTGCTCAAGGCCCTAAGGCCTACGGGGGTCGGGCTCAAGAGTGCCGCGGCCTTGCACTGGAAACTCAGGCTTCCGTTGGAAGGCGAACGCATTCTGGATGCCGAAGCCGCGCAGTCGGTGACGGATAACGCTTTCCGTACGGTGCTTGCCGAAATGAAAGATTTTAAAACCGAACGAGAACTAGGACTTCGGCTGGACTACGAAATGCAGCGCCAAAGCGACGGGGACCTCGCTTTTCCGACGATTGTTGCCGGTGGGGCGAACGCCTGTTGTCTGCATTATGTCAAGAAGGACGAACCGTTAAAGGCGGGGGAGCTTGTGCTCCTGGACTTTGGCATTCGCATCGGGAGTCTGCATAGCGATATTTCACGCACGATTCCGGTGAATGGCAAGTTTAATCCGCTGCAGAAAATGCTCTATCAGATTGTGCTGGATGCGGGGGCTGAATACCAGAAACATGTGCGTCCGGGGGTTTCGCTCAAGGAAATCGGGAATGTTCCCTGGGATTTTATTATGCAGGAACTGGAACGCCGCCTGGTTAAAGGGGCTAAGGGTTCGTACAAACTATTGTATGACAAACGCCCGCATGGTGTAAGCCATTTTATCGGGGAGCAGATTCACGAAGGCGAACCGGGAACGCGTTCCCTGGATACGGTTCTTAGACCGGGGATGCTGATTTCTTGTGAACCGGGACTCTATGGGGAATTCAAGGCGACTATCGACGGAAGGCAATACCGCGAAAAGATAGGGATCCGTATTGAAGATGACCTGCTTATTACGAAAGAGAACTTCCGTAATATTTCCGTAAGTATTCCGAAGGAAATTCAGGAATTGGAGAAATGGATGGCCGGTTTGCAGAAATGA
- a CDS encoding MFS transporter codes for MWKIKGAVRYFLSILAMTFVQMGVFIYAQKILSGSFTHVESGQTWQAFMLQIFFLAPYILMVFFAGFFTNKFSKNKVLAWSALTMTLFVIAQSVLVTCNCPRVAFWLSIGLSCGFAIHSAAKYGILKEMFGVRNLSFANAFLQIFGLGGIICASWLAVVGVNLINLESLQSYAAVHRITSESIVIPWILSGVAVLGTVASFLVPKVKYENPNVNISNVKKHLSLGWRVPTLRASIIALSMFWALAQVFVLMYQDVSGANDIDTIQNYLAFAIAGLMVGSVIAATKSRDFIETGFIPMGMIGVSVCMFLVPFFVHPVALVVLYSLTGLFGGLFLVPVNALLQYNTRPNNSGSVLALANMIQALVLIAFLFLFSVMVHYTHIRPQLYFLGLAIVSMLVFVWTISNLPQALLRTMLKLVFNRYRIRVLGVQNIPNEGPVLLVGNHHSFIDWAMLQMASPRPLCIASNKDHFERWYLRAVLKRLGMIRIDVNNPKEAMDKIHEALLAGKAVVIFPTGEVSKSPHVEPFTIDYSSAIDDTDATIVPFYIQGLWGSNFSYSGSDMYGASADRAVTVAFGKAIPATTPPNEVRAIIRKISIDAWKYAVKFVRPIAASWIRTCKRYVKHGPAIYNTDGGHFSGYKLMGAVMAFRGLLKKKLGKDEQNIGIMLPPSPAGVIVNLVLWVMGKTNVNLNYTSSVDNVKYCCEKADVSTVISSRQFIQKLKGRGNDYSQVASDKVRILYAEDLMKEIPKAKIAALLFMCIIMPSWLIRFVFCKRTSLDDTAVIVFSSGSEGTPKGILLSHRNLMGNIQQLACIINVSRGDVMLSELPLFHSFGLTVTTLLNLTEGCPIVAVADPTDVKTMARVCSEFHVTCLVATPTFLRAFTVSRYVHPLVFKYVRMIIAGAEALRPELATAFRLKFGKEIYEGYGCTETAPVASVNTENTLRNDYMTLQVNNKPGTVGPALPGTQFLIVDPETNVPLPTGEAGMILIGGCQVMQGYLKDQERTDSVIVKIDGIRYYRTGDKGYLDEDGFLTIVDRYSRFAKLGGEMVSLGAVEKKIQDTPVLEGCDYLVTTIPDSAKGEKIVLLYQGEKDPKDVLSELRASGFPPIMLPALAFAVEKVPKLGTGKADFTTAKKVAKELAGIK; via the coding sequence ATGTGGAAAATTAAGGGCGCTGTTCGCTACTTCCTGTCGATTCTTGCAATGACGTTCGTGCAGATGGGCGTGTTCATCTATGCCCAGAAGATTCTTTCGGGGTCGTTCACCCACGTGGAATCGGGGCAGACCTGGCAGGCTTTCATGCTGCAGATATTCTTCTTGGCCCCTTATATATTGATGGTGTTTTTTGCGGGGTTCTTCACCAACAAGTTCTCGAAGAACAAGGTGCTTGCGTGGTCGGCTTTGACCATGACGCTCTTCGTGATTGCGCAGTCGGTGTTGGTGACCTGCAATTGCCCGCGTGTGGCGTTCTGGCTTTCGATAGGACTTAGCTGCGGTTTTGCTATTCACAGTGCTGCAAAGTATGGCATCCTTAAGGAAATGTTCGGGGTCCGCAATCTGAGCTTTGCGAATGCGTTCTTGCAGATTTTTGGTCTGGGCGGCATTATTTGTGCATCCTGGCTTGCCGTGGTGGGCGTGAACCTCATTAACCTGGAATCTCTCCAATCTTACGCGGCGGTCCACCGCATTACTTCGGAATCGATCGTGATTCCCTGGATTTTGTCCGGTGTGGCGGTCCTTGGAACGGTGGCGAGTTTCCTGGTCCCGAAGGTCAAGTACGAAAACCCGAACGTGAACATCTCGAATGTGAAAAAGCATTTGAGCCTCGGCTGGCGTGTGCCGACGCTGCGTGCATCTATTATCGCCCTTTCGATGTTCTGGGCTCTTGCTCAGGTGTTTGTGCTGATGTATCAGGACGTATCGGGTGCAAACGATATCGATACGATTCAGAATTACCTCGCCTTTGCCATTGCGGGGCTTATGGTGGGGTCGGTCATTGCGGCGACCAAGTCTCGCGACTTTATTGAAACCGGCTTCATCCCGATGGGCATGATCGGGGTTTCCGTATGCATGTTCCTGGTGCCGTTCTTTGTGCATCCGGTGGCACTTGTGGTGCTGTATTCCCTGACAGGCTTGTTTGGCGGTCTTTTCCTGGTTCCGGTGAACGCTCTGTTGCAGTACAACACGCGTCCGAACAACTCCGGCTCGGTGCTTGCGCTTGCGAACATGATTCAGGCGCTGGTGCTGATTGCGTTCCTGTTCCTGTTCTCGGTGATGGTGCACTATACCCACATCCGTCCGCAGCTTTATTTCTTGGGACTTGCAATCGTTTCGATGCTCGTCTTTGTCTGGACGATTTCGAACTTGCCGCAGGCTCTTTTGCGTACGATGCTCAAGCTCGTGTTCAACCGCTACCGTATCCGCGTGCTCGGTGTGCAGAACATCCCGAACGAAGGTCCGGTGCTCTTGGTGGGTAACCATCACAGCTTTATCGACTGGGCGATGCTCCAGATGGCCTCTCCGCGTCCGCTCTGCATTGCAAGCAACAAGGACCACTTTGAACGTTGGTATCTGCGTGCGGTGCTCAAGCGCCTGGGCATGATCCGTATCGACGTCAATAATCCCAAAGAGGCAATGGACAAGATTCACGAGGCTCTCCTTGCGGGGAAGGCTGTCGTGATTTTCCCGACGGGCGAAGTGTCCAAGTCTCCGCATGTGGAACCTTTCACGATCGATTATTCCTCTGCGATTGACGATACCGATGCGACGATCGTTCCTTTCTACATTCAGGGACTTTGGGGCTCTAACTTTAGTTACAGTGGCTCCGATATGTATGGTGCTTCTGCAGACCGTGCGGTGACCGTTGCCTTTGGTAAGGCGATTCCGGCGACTACACCTCCTAACGAGGTCCGAGCTATTATCCGCAAGATTTCCATCGATGCCTGGAAGTATGCCGTCAAGTTTGTTCGTCCGATTGCGGCTTCCTGGATTCGTACCTGCAAGCGTTACGTGAAGCATGGACCGGCTATCTACAATACCGACGGTGGACACTTCTCGGGTTACAAGTTGATGGGTGCCGTGATGGCGTTCCGTGGACTTTTGAAGAAAAAGCTCGGCAAGGACGAACAAAATATCGGTATTATGCTCCCGCCCTCTCCGGCGGGTGTCATCGTGAACCTGGTGCTCTGGGTCATGGGCAAGACGAACGTGAACCTGAACTACACCTCTTCTGTAGACAACGTAAAGTATTGCTGCGAAAAGGCTGATGTTTCGACGGTTATTTCGAGTAGGCAATTTATCCAGAAACTGAAGGGCCGTGGAAATGACTATTCGCAGGTGGCTTCCGATAAGGTGCGTATCCTTTATGCTGAAGACCTGATGAAGGAAATTCCGAAGGCAAAGATTGCAGCCTTGCTGTTCATGTGCATTATTATGCCGTCGTGGCTGATCCGTTTTGTGTTCTGCAAGCGTACTAGCCTCGACGACACTGCCGTGATCGTGTTCAGTTCCGGTTCCGAAGGTACGCCGAAGGGAATTCTCCTTTCGCACCGTAACCTGATGGGTAATATCCAGCAGCTGGCCTGTATCATTAACGTGAGCCGTGGCGACGTGATGCTTTCGGAACTTCCGCTGTTCCATAGCTTTGGCCTTACGGTGACGACGCTCTTGAACCTCACGGAAGGTTGCCCGATCGTAGCTGTGGCTGACCCGACCGACGTGAAGACCATGGCGCGAGTCTGTTCCGAATTCCACGTGACCTGCCTCGTGGCTACCCCGACCTTCTTGCGAGCCTTTACGGTAAGCCGCTACGTGCATCCGCTGGTGTTCAAGTACGTGCGTATGATTATTGCCGGTGCCGAAGCCCTGCGCCCGGAACTGGCGACAGCATTCCGCCTCAAGTTCGGTAAGGAAATCTACGAAGGTTACGGCTGTACCGAAACCGCTCCGGTGGCCTCGGTGAATACCGAAAATACGCTGCGCAACGACTATATGACGCTCCAGGTGAACAATAAGCCCGGAACCGTTGGTCCGGCTCTCCCTGGAACGCAGTTCCTGATTGTGGACCCCGAAACGAATGTGCCGCTCCCGACAGGCGAGGCGGGCATGATTCTGATCGGCGGTTGTCAGGTGATGCAGGGGTACCTCAAGGATCAGGAACGAACCGATAGCGTTATCGTGAAAATTGATGGCATCCGCTACTACCGTACGGGCGATAAGGGCTACCTCGACGAAGATGGATTCCTCACGATCGTGGACCGTTACAGCCGCTTTGCAAAGCTCGGCGGTGAAATGGTGAGCCTCGGTGCCGTGGAAAAGAAGATTCAGGATACGCCGGTGCTCGAAGGTTGCGATTACCTGGTGACGACCATTCCGGATTCCGCGAAGGGCGAAAAGATTGTGCTCCTGTACCAGGGTGAAAAGGATCCGAAGGACGTACTTTCCGAACTGCGTGCAAGCGGATTCCCGCCGATTATGCTCCCGGCGCTTGCTTTCGCTGTCGAAAAGGTGCCGAAGCTTGGTACCGGTAAGGCGGACTTTACCACCGCAAAGAAGGTGGCGAAAGAACTCGCCGGAATAAAGTAG
- the fabF gene encoding beta-ketoacyl-ACP synthase II produces MEEVVITGMGCVSALGNTPELLWNNLLEGKSGLATIDRFDVTNYPIKIAAAVKEFDGSEFISPRDSSRLSRCIQYAVYASFQALKNAGISPENEDPTRSGVIIGSGIGGMQIYSDSVVSLSNRGPSRVSPFFIPMSIVNMPAGEVSNRTGWMGPCYAVVSACATSNHSIAAAYDQIRLGRADIMLAGGTDETVNNVALAGFTSMKALSKRNDDPTTASRPFDKDRDGFVIGEGSGILVLESLSHAKKRGANILARVAGIGMSADAHHMSAPREDGEGVRLAIEMALREAGISPKDVGYVNTHGTSTPLGDVAECSALEKVFAGATDSLKVNSSKCMIGHALGAAGALEAIITVKSLQNQMIHATTNVFNQDERIHLDVCANKNTSHSFNYAMSDSFGFGGQNSVLLLGRN; encoded by the coding sequence ATGGAAGAAGTCGTAATCACTGGTATGGGGTGTGTTTCCGCCCTCGGCAATACGCCGGAACTCCTTTGGAACAACCTGCTGGAAGGTAAATCCGGACTCGCAACGATCGATCGCTTCGACGTGACCAACTATCCGATCAAGATAGCTGCCGCCGTCAAGGAATTCGATGGTTCTGAATTTATTTCCCCGCGCGATTCGTCCCGCCTCTCTAGGTGCATCCAGTACGCTGTGTATGCTTCTTTCCAGGCTCTTAAGAACGCCGGTATTTCTCCCGAAAACGAAGATCCGACCCGTTCTGGTGTGATTATCGGTTCCGGTATCGGTGGTATGCAGATCTATAGCGATTCCGTCGTTTCGCTTTCGAACCGTGGTCCTAGCCGCGTGTCCCCGTTCTTCATTCCGATGTCTATCGTGAATATGCCCGCAGGCGAAGTTTCCAACCGCACCGGCTGGATGGGCCCCTGCTACGCAGTGGTTTCCGCATGCGCAACCTCTAACCACTCTATCGCCGCCGCCTACGACCAGATCCGTCTCGGCCGCGCCGATATCATGCTCGCCGGTGGTACCGACGAAACCGTGAACAATGTGGCTCTCGCTGGCTTTACCTCTATGAAGGCTTTGAGCAAGCGCAACGACGATCCGACAACCGCTTCTCGCCCCTTCGATAAGGACCGCGACGGTTTCGTAATCGGTGAAGGTTCTGGCATTCTCGTGCTCGAAAGCCTTTCTCACGCCAAGAAGCGTGGTGCAAACATTCTCGCTCGCGTGGCTGGTATCGGCATGAGTGCTGACGCTCACCACATGTCCGCCCCGCGTGAAGACGGCGAAGGCGTCCGCCTCGCTATCGAAATGGCTCTCCGCGAAGCTGGTATTTCCCCGAAGGATGTGGGCTACGTGAACACCCATGGTACTTCGACTCCGCTCGGCGACGTTGCTGAATGCTCTGCACTCGAAAAGGTCTTTGCCGGCGCCACCGACAGCCTCAAGGTGAACTCCTCCAAGTGCATGATCGGCCACGCTCTCGGCGCTGCCGGTGCTCTTGAAGCCATCATCACCGTGAAGTCCTTGCAGAATCAGATGATTCATGCGACCACGAACGTGTTCAACCAGGACGAACGCATCCATCTCGATGTGTGCGCCAACAAGAACACCAGCCACTCGTTCAACTACGCCATGTCCGACAGCTTCGGCTTCGGTGGCCAGAACAGCGTGCTGCTCCTCGGCCGCAACTAA
- a CDS encoding riboflavin synthase has product MFTGIIQSTGEIVSIESRGDALSMRLKSPGFFKNCKLGDSVANDGVCLSIESCTDDEATFCLMHQTVENTGFKQAAVGKLVNLELPCRADSFMGGHFVMGHVDCITEVIQVTPRETGVEVDLKLPADLRRYVIRRGSISLNGISLTVAEKFEDSIRVCIIPETLARTNLRNWVPGTIVNVEVDMLGKYIENYLKERDLA; this is encoded by the coding sequence ATGTTTACGGGAATTATTCAATCTACCGGTGAAATCGTTTCTATTGAAAGTAGGGGCGATGCGCTTTCTATGCGCCTTAAGTCACCGGGCTTCTTTAAAAATTGTAAGTTGGGCGACAGTGTTGCTAACGATGGCGTGTGCCTTTCCATTGAATCTTGTACTGATGATGAGGCAACTTTCTGCCTGATGCACCAGACGGTGGAAAATACGGGCTTCAAGCAGGCCGCTGTCGGTAAGTTGGTGAATTTGGAACTTCCGTGCCGTGCAGACAGCTTTATGGGCGGTCACTTTGTGATGGGCCATGTGGACTGCATTACCGAAGTTATCCAGGTGACTCCGCGCGAAACGGGTGTCGAAGTGGATTTGAAGCTTCCGGCTGACTTGCGTCGCTACGTGATTCGTCGCGGTTCGATTTCGCTCAACGGAATCAGCCTGACGGTCGCCGAAAAGTTCGAAGATTCCATTCGCGTGTGCATTATACCTGAAACCTTGGCCCGCACGAACCTGCGTAACTGGGTTCCGGGTACGATTGTGAATGTGGAAGTCGACATGCTCGGCAAGTATATTGAAAATTATCTGAAGGAACGTGACCTTGCTTAA